Genomic window (Eptesicus fuscus isolate TK198812 chromosome 17, DD_ASM_mEF_20220401, whole genome shotgun sequence):
CAAACAGATTACAACTTGCTCTATTGCAATACTAGCTTtactgcagtggtctggaactgaactcacaatttctccaaaatatgcctgtataatgaaataaaatttattccaacaatttttcctaaaatattttaattcagtggtttttaatataatcACATGTTGTACATCCATCATGACCATCTCATTTCAGAACAATTTATCAACCCCAAAGGAAATTTTGTACAAATTAGTAATCACTCTTCATTTTGTGGAATgtcttttcacttcctttttttaaagggggattttattttggcaaatgtttgttttattttttaatcctcacctgaggacatgcttagagagagaacaagagaaaggaagagagagggggggaggagggagggagagaagcagagagacattgatcagttgccttctataCATGtaccaaccaggaatcaaaccctcaatccagatatgtgccctgactggaagtcAAGCTTGCAACCTTTTCatgcacaggacagtgctcaaCAAACTGAGGTGTCCTTTAAgctcaaaagtttttaattttgatgaagtccaaattATCTATGTTTTACTCttattgtttgtgcttttggtgtcatatttaagaaatcacTGCTTGTAATCTCTGACTGTAACTTGTAAACATCTGTCTAGAATTGATGAAATGTCCCCCATTTGGGTCCCAATCAGCTCAGCAGCAAAGATTATCATGTTTAGGAGCTGAGTATCACAGCAGTAAGGTAAAAATGAACAAACGAAAGtattttagagggagaagctCACAGGCTAATCCCTCTAAAGATTCCCTTTACACAAAGCTGAGACTTTAGGAAGTGTTAAAGGAAAATGATTACTAGATAACATACatgtgattaaaacactcaatgtACTGAAAGTAGGAATTTTTCTTAGAAGATTAGTTTGAAATAGAATATGCCAGAGGCTCCCCCAAAGTGTCCTCAaggctgcctgctccctctctgcctccataaAGGGTGGAATTTGCCCCAACATATTACCCCACCCTTTGTACCTCTGTAGACATTCTGTCATCCAGAGAAGTCTTTTGTGTAATCTGGAAATGGATATTCAAAATGTAAACATACCTTGCCACCTTACTGCAGGTCCAAATTTATTTCATCCTTAGCAAGTACCAGTGGAAGGACGAATCATCTTCTTTAATCTTTACAGCGAGGCTCCTACCAGCTGGCTTTTCCTCAGTCTCACTGAGCAACCACAGACCTGGAAACCCAGACTTGAGCGCTCCTTGGTCCTATCTTATCTGCCCCAAAAGCTGAGTGAGGACAGAACATGACTGTTTTTTAGAATCACTTTGATTAATAGTTGGTCATATTTTGTTACCACAAACTCTTCTGTTAATCCagtgaacaaacatttattaaacacttattttGTTGCCACTCACTGTGCTAGACTCAGGGAACACTATAgtcctgccccttccttcctgggaaagacagacagtaaacaagaATCAGCCCCACTGTGGTCGGTGCTGTGAAGATGACAAACGTGATGGCCTGAGTGAGGTAGGTAGGGATGGATGGATCAGGGATATCTGAACTTAGAATTAAGCAGGTGATATTTGAACTGAGAACTGGAGTATGAGAATAAGTcagacttttgtgtgtgtgtgtgtgtgtgtgtgtgtgtgtgtgtgtgcgcgcgcagcACGCACACACatcttatagatttttatttctaataaaataaatatcaatataacATCCCAAATAAACCAAAGTGTGTGTCTTTGTTTTCCCCAGAGTATAAGGGTCATGAGACCAAAAAGTGAGAAAACCACTATGGTTTATTCCCTGCTAGGATTGGTCCATTTCTTGCTCTGACCTCATAAGGTGCCATTGTGATGGAATTGCAAACCACGCCCCAGCCAGGATTGGTCCATTTCTTGCTCTGACCTCATAAGGTGCCATTGTGATGGAATTGCAAACCACTCCTATAAAAAGGCCCTGACTGGGCCGAGGATTTTGTCCGTTATAGCCCAGGAAGCTGATTGTGGTGACCTGTGGACTAGGACTCCCTAGTtggtttttgcctttttttttctcatttgtgtttGGTTATTTTGGTTTTGCGATGACTAACGACTTTGCAGCCCCCTCTGCCATCCAGGGCCGCTGTGTTGGAGACTATGCTCTCCAGGACAGCATTGGCCAGGGAGCCTGTGCCAAGGTGTACTTGGCCTGGCACGAGCTCACTGGGACGGAGGTGGTTGTGAAAGCCATTAGTCTGAAGGGCTTCCCTAGATACCACCGAGAACTCTATTCTCTTCAGAACCTCAATCACCCAAATATCACTGAACTATTTGAGGTGATTACCACCCCAGATAAACTGTATCTGGTTATGGAGCACGTGAGGGGAGGGGACCTGCGTGAACACCTGGAGAACCACGGCCCCCTGAGCGAGCGCCAAGCCCGCGCCGCGTTCCGGCAGGTGGTGTCGGCGCTCCGGTACTGCCACCAGCGGGGCATCGCCCACCGGGACCTGAAGCCGGACAACATCCTGCTGGACGAGGACGGCACCTTGAAGCTGGCCGACTTCGGGTTCAGTCGGAGGGTGAGTGACGACTGCAAACTGAGCACCTTCTGCGGCACCTTCCACTACCTGGCCCCGGAGCTGCTGCAGCGGGAGCCGTACGACGGCCGGAGAGCGGACGTCTGGAGCCTGGGGGTGACCCTGTACAGGACCCTGACCGGGACGGTGCCCTTCCACGCGGACAGCTTCGCCAAGATGAGGGACCAGGTCCTGGCCGGGCAGTTCGAGGTCCCCCCCTTCCTGACCAGGAAAGGTAAACACTTTCTTAGAATGTTACTGACTGTCGACCCCAGCCAGAGACCCACCCTGGAAGAGGTCATGCAGCACCCCTGGCTCACCGTGGGCCAGGAGGAGCTGCGGCCCTACAGCGAGCCGCCCGCGGGGGACCTGGACCCCCAGGTCCTAGAAATGATGCAGAGCCTCGGGTTCGAGCCGGACCAGATAGAGCGGTCTGCGAGGGAGCGAAGATTTGACCGGGTCATGGGCACCTACCGCATCCTGAAGCAGATGGAAACCAGGATGCCTGGCCACAGGGTGAAGGTAAGGCCCTACCGCTCCCCTGACAGCAGTGACATTCCCTCAAGCTACGAGGcggctcagccatctgatggggggtcTGAAGACacgtctcagccatctgatgggggggctgaagaggtgtctcagccatctgatgggggggctgaagacacgtctcagccatctgatggggggactgaagaggcgtctcagccatctgatggggggtcTGAAGACgcgtctcagccatctgatgggggggctgaagaggcgtctcagccatctgatggggggactgaagaggtGTCTCAGCCATCGGATGGGGGGGCTGAAGAggtgtctcagccatctgatgggggggctgaagaggtgtctcagccatctgatggggggactgaagaggcatctcagccatctgatggggggtcTGAAGACgcgtctcagccatctgatgggggggctgaagaggcggctcagccatctgatggggggactgaagaggcGTCTCAGCCATCGGATGGGGGGGCTGAAGAggtgtctcagccatctgatgggggggctgaagaggtgtctcagccatctgatggggggactgaagagtcTTCCATCCTCCCACACTACCTGTGGTTGAACGTGACcgggcccccacccagcctggaatccatgaccacccctcccccactggaaTCCATCGAGTTCAGGACAGGtacccccagcccagacctgcagctcggccctgggggctcccccaccacccacagcagcagcagcagcagcatcaccatcAGGGGTGGAGCCCCAGAGGGAGCCGCCCGTGAAAGCCGCCTCCGAGCTGGGCAGCCTGAGGGTggcaccccagcccctccctctgccaacaGCCAGGGCCGGCCCGGGTTGGCTAGAAGGGCCTTCCGAGCCTTCTTAAGATTCACATGCTGTCCGTTACCCAAAATCAAGATtcgttttaaaaagaagaaagtccatccactatagtttttaaaattgtggatCAAGGCAAGGGCCACAGTCAACTCGAAGGTGCGGAGCTCCAGGCAGGCCGGGCGCGTGGTGCTGGAGACGAGCCAGAGGTCGGGAGCGGTGCCAGACACACCCGCTGCGTGTGCAGGTGAGAGGACTTGGTCCAGCCGAGGGGGGAGGCATGCACACTGCGGAGGCGTCCTTTGCTCGGTGAAAGGTTTGTgatgcaggaaacaagacacagagtccaggtgatgaaaagggggggaggttttaatcttgcggtccccagggtgggccagggaagttcgcgCCAAAAGGGGGGCTTAGGTACTttctttatacagctgtttagtgacgggagggtggagggcatgagaggtgtgggaTTCCTGCCTCGCCCAAGAGTCTGGGAAGGCGCAcattatctttgtcaccatctaccttgcagatgcttgcatggctgtggactTCGCCCCTGCCTCAACCTAACACTCCGGACTCACATCAGGAGGATATCCAGCAGCGCCTTCTTTCCGAAAATGCCTGCTGAGCTGGGAAGACTACGTGGCGCCCCCTGGAGGTCAAGAGGAGGGGCTGCCCTCGCTGTGGGTCCACCCCCCAGCCCACACCTGACTGAAACCTCAGAGACTGGACTTTTTCCTGgtccctttcctcccctgctccttGGCTCCCATGTTGTGGGGCTTCTTATTAAAGCATTtggttcccctccccccccaaaaaaaataaaaaatcattgctTAATCCTATATTTAAgcctatattttttaacaatagttttagctcttacatttagctctcataaatttttgtggaaactgaacattttaaataatacaatatgGCAACTCTGAAAATCAGATTTCATCACAGTATCGTCACTGCTAGTTTTTTTGTTGCTATTCAGTGAATTTTATGAACAAATTCTGTAAAGCTTGTATTCCTTGTGTGTGGTCACTGGATCCTCAGCTTGGTTAGCTAAGTGGTCAGCTAGTGACTGGATAAAGATTGCTCAAATGCCTGGAAGTAGTAAGTCCACCGGCTATTGTGGAGAGGCTTTGTGTGCCTGTTGAGGCACATCTTCAACCCTCAGGCACTTAACAACTCTTGTTAGCCTTTACTTACTAGTACTGCTGCTGCAGAGCTACAAGGGCAACCAGAGGTGAAAGATTAGGACCTTCTCTGGTCTTTCCTGAGTAGCACACATGCATGTGACCATCTAGATTCCCAGGAAGATGCTGGAGCTTCCTCATTCTCcagtttttacttttaagttattcagcttttttttaaaatatgattttatttattttagagagcagggaagagagatagaagcatcaatgagaaagaaacattgatcgggtgcctcctacacaccccatgtccacaaccttggcatgtgccctgactggaatcaaaccagtcattcgaccactgagccaccccagccaggctaagtttttcagctttaattttttaaattattttttccaattgttATTGCTGTCCCAGGAAGTTGCAGTTTTAAACAAGTGCTGCTGATAACTTTCTACAAATGTCCCAGGACAAGGGCTATACACACTAAGCTAGTTTTGTCAGGTTTGTATGGCTAATATGGACCTGCACGGAgttttgaaaaaagtaattttgaccATCTTTTTACATACAGAAGCTATTATATTTTTAGAGTCAATACCATCAATCTTTTCCAATATAatagacaaaaattattttctatctcagattcatatatttacctttctctagcTGTCTTGTAAtgtcatatttatgaaatatgaatttcgggggtaaaataggacaggtttaggaattATTAGAAGGAAATTAAGAGGACCATGGAGGAAAGCATGGCTGctgagcagcagaaggtatatttccatagaataggggagctggaaagctgcaacaaGTACATTCCATAGACTGAGGAgactgggaacagcaaaaggtgtatatttacaaaataaagagaaggaagcccttcagaaggaggagaagaaagcccaaagggaataggaaaacaatagggaaggaggggtggggggagagaaccTCAcaagtgaggttcaacctttgagcacaggagttactatagtaaccagtctaagggaatagtgaccaatcagagaggatatcaaggcaccaggatgggcagcctttataagccatagggaaaggaacccagtgggacccttttccccctccctgcaTGGgggtccattctgtgggactctttccctctccccatgtgggagtctgtacttgttcttcaataaatgtccacctttattataccactttctgtctgtggattcatcaattctggtggacaaagaatctgtgttccagtccaaaaattccatataaTTTAgattcattattttgtattatttttttcaaattgttaatCAACTCTCTGAGAAcgctttcatgaaaaaaaatatatatttcctttccCTACTGATTTGAATTTCCACCTtcttaaaatacactttttggGCTCTTTATTTCCTTATAGAGATCAGTTTGTCAATCTGCACATATGTATAAAGCCATTTGttattgtaaaactagaggcccagtgcatgattgaatcatgcatgtgtatggggggagctgggtgcctgtctgctggtgcctgagtggacaggcacccagttcccacgcttttgcttttgatcgcggtggagctgggtatctgtccgctggtgcaccaggcctttcagaagccttcagcgcggcggaggcttctgaaaggcctggtgcttgagcggacaggcacccagctccaccgcttttgatggtccgcggtgggacgtgagctcgttgccccagagaccccttctgtgccgcagcacagccatggcgcagacgctgaactcgagccgccgctggcgacgtgagctcagcgtcctgctggcccaatcggccaccccggccaccccgagtcctgacccccccgcgcctcctggccaattgcgggcatagcgaaggtacggtcaatttgcatatttgtctattattaggtaggattaaaatattataatattgcaCAACACAAATGCTCCCCtcctttactttctgtttttcaaaatttcttgtgGTTTTTATCCATTTGCTATTACAGATAAATTTTAGATTCATTTTTGTTAAAACTTGCCTCCAAAGTAAAATATGAGAATTATAATCTGTACTCTTTTGTAATTACATTAaacttaaaagttaatttaaggAAACTGAAATTTTGTCATATTACATCAGCAAATACATGGGTATATTAATACCATTCCATTTATCCTCATTTATTTTGTAGCACTCAGTGaaattttataggtttttttccttcaaatagaTTGAAATTACTTTGCGTATTTACCTTTaggtagtttatattttattattattgtgaatATCTTCTTTTTTGCTGTATAGATTCTAAGTATGTTTCTATTATAAGTACAATTTTGTTTAATGTACATTTTGAACTTGATTATTTGTTCTTGATGGATATTTCTGTAATGTGCATATAATGATACTACTTAGGTTCCTTTCCATAAGTGCACTCATTCTTTATAGCAATTTCATTTGTCAGAATTTCCAGAACAATATTAAATATCAGTGGTGTTAGTAAATCTTCTCCCTTATTCCTAACTTTAATAAGAATGTCCTTCTCATTTTACCTTCACAAATAGCATTGCCTCTTGGTTTGAGTTAGGTTTTTCCATATCAAATTAAGGGAAATTCCTTCTTTTGGAATCTATGATTTCAAGAATTATTAATGAATATTCACTGTTAGCTTTTGA
Coding sequences:
- the LOC129152097 gene encoding serine/threonine-protein kinase MARK2-like codes for the protein MTNDFAAPSAIQGRCVGDYALQDSIGQGACAKVYLAWHELTGTEVVVKAISLKGFPRYHRELYSLQNLNHPNITELFEVITTPDKLYLVMEHVRGGDLREHLENHGPLSERQARAAFRQVVSALRYCHQRGIAHRDLKPDNILLDEDGTLKLADFGFSRRVSDDCKLSTFCGTFHYLAPELLQREPYDGRRADVWSLGVTLYRTLTGTVPFHADSFAKMRDQVLAGQFEVPPFLTRKGKHFLRMLLTVDPSQRPTLEEVMQHPWLTVGQEELRPYSEPPAGDLDPQVLEMMQSLGFEPDQIERSARERRFDRVMGTYRILKQMETRMPGHRVKLRGGSAI